A window of the Luoshenia tenuis genome harbors these coding sequences:
- a CDS encoding extracellular solute-binding protein: protein MKRIFSTFLIGALCCGLFLVPGCNPQDEQNGQLDAENPTVIEVWHYYNGPQKMAFDALVSEFNETMGLEKGIVVETIGQGSVNDLTEKVVDAANKKVGMGEIPEIFAAYADTAYQIDQMGLVADIGQYMTEEELAQYIPEYLEEGRIGEGSKLKIFPTAKSTEVFMLNQTDWDKFAQATGASTDALSTIEGLTKTAQAYYEWTDSLTPEPNDGKAFFGRDAMANYMIIGCKQLGTEIFQVTDGKVSLNCDQEILRKLWDNFYIPYINGYFAHYGRFRSDDAKTGDLIALVGSTSGAAYFPDHVVVNDEESYPIEVSVLPTPCFENGTKVAVQQGAGMVVSKTDEKRERASLEFLKWFTQEERNIAFSIESGYLPVKTAANDAELLLSALDQLEPSAVTENLKVSMPVAVETVNEYELYTSKAFENGTNARAVLENSMIDKAKADRDAIVELMAGGMSREEAIAQYDTDENFDAWFAQLKEDLDEAVNS, encoded by the coding sequence ATGAAGCGTATTTTTTCAACATTTCTAATCGGGGCGTTATGCTGCGGCCTGTTCCTTGTACCGGGTTGCAATCCGCAAGATGAACAGAATGGCCAGCTGGATGCTGAAAATCCCACTGTGATTGAGGTATGGCATTATTATAATGGACCGCAAAAAATGGCGTTTGATGCGCTGGTGAGTGAGTTTAACGAGACGATGGGTCTCGAAAAAGGGATCGTCGTCGAAACCATCGGGCAGGGCAGCGTAAATGATTTGACTGAAAAAGTAGTAGATGCCGCCAATAAAAAAGTAGGGATGGGCGAGATTCCTGAAATCTTCGCCGCCTATGCCGATACCGCGTACCAGATCGACCAAATGGGGCTGGTTGCCGATATTGGGCAGTATATGACGGAAGAAGAGCTGGCGCAGTATATTCCCGAATATCTGGAAGAAGGGCGTATTGGCGAGGGGAGTAAGCTAAAAATCTTTCCGACGGCAAAATCTACGGAAGTATTTATGCTTAACCAAACCGATTGGGACAAGTTTGCACAGGCAACCGGCGCATCGACAGATGCGCTTTCGACCATCGAAGGGTTGACAAAAACCGCGCAGGCTTATTATGAGTGGACGGATAGCCTGACCCCCGAGCCGAATGATGGGAAGGCCTTTTTTGGGCGGGATGCGATGGCAAATTATATGATCATAGGCTGCAAGCAATTGGGAACCGAAATTTTTCAGGTGACTGACGGAAAGGTCAGCCTTAACTGCGATCAAGAAATCTTACGCAAGCTTTGGGATAATTTTTATATTCCCTATATTAACGGATACTTTGCCCATTATGGGCGTTTCCGTTCAGACGATGCAAAGACGGGCGATTTAATTGCGCTGGTCGGCTCTACTTCTGGTGCCGCCTACTTTCCGGACCACGTTGTGGTAAATGACGAGGAAAGCTATCCTATTGAAGTCAGCGTATTGCCCACGCCGTGTTTTGAAAACGGCACTAAGGTTGCCGTACAGCAGGGGGCGGGCATGGTCGTAAGCAAGACGGACGAGAAGCGGGAGCGCGCGTCGCTTGAATTTTTGAAATGGTTTACACAGGAAGAGCGAAACATCGCCTTTTCAATTGAATCTGGCTATCTGCCGGTCAAGACGGCGGCGAATGACGCAGAGCTGCTGCTTAGCGCTCTGGATCAATTGGAGCCCTCAGCGGTGACGGAGAATCTTAAGGTTTCCATGCCGGTCGCCGTTGAAACGGTAAACGAATATGAGCTGTATACCAGTAAGGCTTTTGAAAATGGAACCAATGCCCGTGCTGTATTGGAGAATTCGATGATCGACAAAGCTAAAGCCGACAGGGACGCTATTGTGGAATTGATGGCCGGGGGAATGTCCCGCGAGGAGGCCATCGCACAATATGATACGGATGAGAATTTTGATGCCTGGTTTGCCCAGTTGAAAGAGGATTTGGATGAGGCGGTAAATTCCTAA
- the hfq gene encoding RNA chaperone Hfq: MTNAKNTTNLQDLMLNQIRKEHIPSTIHLVNGFQLRGLVRGFDNFVVLFECDGKQMMIYKHAISTVTPQQAIMVKDLMNTPASED, translated from the coding sequence ATGACGAACGCTAAAAATACCACAAATTTACAGGACCTGATGCTCAACCAAATCCGCAAAGAACATATACCGTCAACGATTCATCTGGTCAATGGGTTTCAGCTGCGCGGCCTGGTGCGCGGCTTTGATAACTTTGTCGTCCTGTTCGAGTGTGACGGCAAGCAGATGATGATCTATAAACACGCGATCTCCACTGTTACGCCGCAGCAGGCGATCATGGTCAAGGATTTAATGAATACCCCTGCGTCTGAAGATTAA
- the rnhA gene encoding ribonuclease HI produces the protein MKEVVVYTDGACSGNPGPGGWAVILQYGPHTKELSGYIPDTTNNRMELFAALQGLLALKENCTVKLHSDSSYLINAFQKGWLKNWERNGWKTSTKKPVENQDLWRAILAETQRHSVEWVKVPGHQDNPLNNRCDEMARGQIKANRHLSVQEKAPAIEID, from the coding sequence ATGAAAGAGGTCGTCGTATATACGGATGGAGCTTGCTCGGGGAACCCGGGGCCCGGGGGATGGGCGGTTATTTTACAATATGGCCCACACACGAAAGAGCTGAGTGGGTACATTCCGGATACGACCAATAACCGAATGGAGCTGTTCGCTGCATTGCAGGGGCTTTTAGCACTAAAGGAAAATTGCACGGTAAAATTACACTCGGACAGCAGCTACTTGATCAATGCCTTTCAAAAAGGCTGGCTCAAAAACTGGGAGCGTAACGGCTGGAAAACCAGCACTAAAAAGCCGGTTGAGAATCAAGACCTATGGCGCGCGATTTTAGCTGAAACCCAGCGTCACAGCGTAGAATGGGTTAAGGTACCCGGACATCAGGACAACCCGCTAAATAATCGTTGCGATGAAATGGCGCGCGGGCAGATCAAAGCAAATCGCCATCTATCCGTTCAGGAGAAGGCGCCAGCCATCGAGATCGACTAA
- a CDS encoding methionine gamma-lyase family protein has product MTISDSMQAIGALWHISPAVLEAVSKAEMRAKRAQSLIDEVAKVNQARVLAAFQKEKVALRHFAPTSGYGYDDTGRDTLDALFADVLGTEDALVRPQIASGTHALGLALFGLLRPGDKMFSIAGAPYDTLEDVIGMKSNRDGSLSSWGVGYLQSALNDEAEFDLEYIRLCLEKEESIRLIFIQRSRGYAWRPSLSVQKIDEVIRYIRQIRDDVCIVVDNCYGEFTQTREPQADVLVGSLIKNPGGGLAPTGGYIAGKKACVEKIAERFTTPGIGKEVGSYYASYQPFYQGLFMAPTVVAASLKTAELFGHLYSNLGFDVLPKPGDSRYDIIQSIRFGAPDPLIAFCQGIQTASPVDSFVVPEPWDMPGYQHQVIMAAGAFTQGASIEMSADGPIRPPYTAYFQGGLTYEHGLLGALVSLQKMVDQKIVKL; this is encoded by the coding sequence ATGACAATTTCAGATAGCATGCAAGCCATCGGCGCGCTGTGGCATATCTCGCCAGCCGTATTAGAGGCAGTTTCAAAGGCGGAAATGCGCGCAAAGCGGGCTCAGTCGTTGATCGATGAGGTCGCAAAAGTCAATCAGGCCAGGGTGCTGGCTGCATTTCAGAAGGAAAAAGTCGCCCTGCGCCACTTTGCCCCGACCTCTGGGTATGGCTACGATGATACCGGCCGGGATACGCTGGACGCTTTATTTGCGGATGTTTTAGGGACGGAAGACGCCCTGGTGCGCCCGCAGATCGCCTCTGGCACGCACGCGCTGGGCCTGGCGCTGTTTGGCCTGCTACGCCCGGGCGATAAGATGTTTTCCATCGCCGGGGCGCCTTATGATACGCTGGAAGATGTTATCGGCATGAAGAGCAACCGGGATGGCTCGCTGTCTTCCTGGGGGGTTGGTTATCTGCAGTCTGCGCTGAACGATGAAGCAGAGTTCGACCTTGAATATATTCGCCTGTGCCTGGAAAAAGAGGAAAGTATTCGGCTAATCTTCATCCAGCGCTCGCGTGGCTATGCCTGGCGCCCCTCCTTATCCGTGCAGAAAATCGATGAGGTGATCCGCTATATCCGCCAGATTCGGGATGATGTGTGCATTGTAGTGGATAATTGCTATGGTGAATTTACCCAGACACGCGAACCACAGGCCGATGTGCTGGTGGGTTCGCTAATCAAGAATCCCGGCGGCGGTCTGGCGCCAACCGGCGGTTATATCGCCGGCAAGAAGGCCTGCGTCGAAAAAATCGCAGAACGGTTTACTACGCCGGGGATCGGCAAAGAGGTGGGTTCTTATTATGCCAGTTATCAGCCCTTTTATCAGGGGCTGTTCATGGCGCCGACGGTCGTTGCCGCCAGTTTAAAAACGGCAGAGTTATTCGGCCATCTTTACAGTAACCTGGGCTTTGATGTGCTGCCCAAGCCGGGCGACAGCCGCTACGATATCATCCAGTCGATCCGGTTTGGCGCGCCTGACCCGTTGATCGCTTTTTGCCAGGGGATACAAACCGCATCCCCGGTGGATAGCTTTGTGGTGCCTGAGCCTTGGGATATGCCGGGCTATCAGCACCAGGTCATCATGGCCGCGGGCGCCTTCACCCAGGGCGCTTCTATTGAGATGAGTGCCGACGGGCCCATCCGCCCGCCCTATACCGCCTATTTTCAAGGCGGGTTGACTTATGAGCATGGGCTGCTGGGCGCATTGGTCAGCCTGCAAAAAATGGTCGACCAAAAAATCGTTAAATTATGA
- a CDS encoding tyrosine-type recombinase/integrase encodes MADQQKKKAQQSLRRRQIEKLRKLMLSLPPFCFDYFIGIESTTTLLTRINYAYDLRVFFDYLLKDIPYFQDKDMQALTVKDLEAITLADLEMYLDYLNYYEKDEHEHENQERGKARKLASLRSFFKYYYRTQQISSNIVSLMVTPKIRDKAIIRLEPDEVARLLDSVETGTVLTDKQKQYHRYTKVRDVAILTVFLGTGIRISECTGLNISDIDFHNRCFKIIRKGGKEAIIYFGDEVNDALTHYLAQRREITTLPGHEDALFLSIQKRRMSNRSIQELVKKYASASTPLKKITPHKLRSTYGTSLYRETGDIYLVADVLGHSDVNTTRRHYAAIAEDQRRSAARAVVLRQSAHEQDGGSKMELDHNQDNSNKKKGED; translated from the coding sequence ATGGCCGATCAGCAAAAAAAGAAAGCGCAGCAATCCCTGAGACGCCGCCAGATCGAAAAATTGCGCAAGTTAATGCTCTCTTTGCCGCCCTTCTGTTTTGATTACTTTATCGGCATCGAGTCGACAACGACTTTATTGACGCGCATCAATTATGCTTATGATCTGCGCGTATTCTTCGATTATCTGCTAAAAGATATTCCTTATTTTCAGGATAAGGATATGCAGGCTTTGACCGTTAAGGATTTGGAGGCCATTACCCTGGCGGATCTGGAGATGTATTTGGATTACCTGAATTATTACGAAAAAGACGAACATGAGCACGAAAATCAGGAACGCGGCAAAGCGAGAAAGTTGGCCTCTCTGCGCTCGTTTTTCAAATACTATTACCGGACACAGCAGATCTCAAGCAACATCGTATCGCTGATGGTGACCCCGAAGATTCGCGATAAGGCGATCATCCGTTTAGAGCCGGACGAGGTTGCGCGTTTGCTGGATAGTGTTGAAACGGGCACCGTGCTAACGGATAAGCAAAAGCAGTATCACCGTTATACCAAGGTGCGCGACGTAGCCATTCTAACAGTTTTTCTAGGAACCGGCATCCGTATTAGCGAGTGCACAGGGTTAAATATATCGGATATCGATTTTCATAATCGCTGCTTCAAGATCATCCGAAAAGGCGGCAAAGAGGCGATTATTTACTTCGGCGACGAGGTGAACGATGCACTGACCCATTATCTGGCGCAGCGCCGCGAGATAACCACGCTCCCAGGGCACGAGGACGCGCTGTTTCTGTCCATCCAAAAACGCCGGATGAGCAACCGCAGCATACAGGAGCTGGTTAAAAAATACGCCTCAGCCAGTACGCCGTTAAAGAAAATAACCCCGCATAAATTGCGGAGCACCTACGGCACCTCCCTTTATCGGGAAACCGGCGATATCTATCTGGTGGCAGATGTACTGGGCCACAGCGACGTGAATACCACGCGCAGGCACTACGCCGCAATCGCGGAGGATCAGCGCCGCAGCGCTGCTAGGGCCGTGGTATTGCGTCAAAGCGCTCACGAACAGGACGGCGGTAGCAAAATGGAACTCGACCATAATCAAGATAATAGTAATAAAAAAAAGGGCGAAGATTGA
- a CDS encoding oxaloacetate decarboxylase subunit alpha — protein MAKVLICDTILRDAHQSQAATRMRLDEMLPICDKLDAVGYHALEVWGGATFDSCLRFLNEDPWERLRQLRKALPNTKLQMLLRGQNILGYKHYADDVVDEFVKKSIENGIDIIRVFDALNDTRNMEQAVKSIKKYGGHAQLAMSYTISPVHTTEYFVELAQKFEAMGADSICIKDMANLLLPFDAYELVKQLKEKVKVPIQLHTHNTSGTGDMVLMKAIEAGVDIVDTALSPLGNGTSQPATEPLVATLKGTQYDTGLDLQQLSEIAVHFRKVADRLKADGFLDPKVLSVDINTLLYQVPGGMLSNLISQLKQQNASEKLMDVLAEVPRVREDMGYPPLVTPTSQIVGTQAVLNVLMGERYKMNSKETKGLLRGEYGQLPAPVNEEVRKKIIGDEPVITHRPADDIPPEMDKYRAECAEWIQQEEDVLSYALFPQVALNFFKARKEQQEGKSVAAAAPEAPKAEAPAPNYQLGKAIGVNMDVKVYPK, from the coding sequence ATGGCTAAAGTTTTGATTTGCGATACGATCCTGCGCGATGCGCACCAATCGCAGGCCGCGACGCGTATGCGCTTAGATGAGATGCTGCCGATCTGCGATAAGCTGGATGCGGTGGGCTACCATGCGCTGGAAGTGTGGGGCGGCGCTACGTTTGATTCCTGCCTGCGCTTTTTGAACGAGGACCCCTGGGAGAGGCTGCGCCAATTGCGCAAGGCTCTGCCCAATACCAAACTGCAGATGTTGCTGCGCGGCCAGAACATCTTAGGCTACAAGCATTACGCCGACGATGTGGTCGATGAGTTTGTGAAAAAGTCCATTGAAAACGGTATCGATATCATCCGCGTATTTGACGCCTTGAACGATACCCGAAACATGGAGCAGGCTGTCAAGTCCATCAAAAAGTACGGCGGTCACGCCCAGTTGGCGATGAGCTATACCATCAGTCCTGTCCATACGACGGAATATTTCGTTGAGTTGGCGCAGAAATTTGAGGCCATGGGAGCCGATTCGATCTGCATCAAGGATATGGCGAACCTTTTGCTGCCGTTTGATGCTTATGAGCTGGTCAAACAACTCAAGGAGAAGGTCAAAGTGCCGATCCAGCTGCATACGCATAACACCAGTGGTACCGGCGATATGGTGCTGATGAAAGCCATTGAGGCGGGCGTGGATATCGTAGATACGGCGCTGTCCCCGCTGGGCAACGGTACCTCACAGCCGGCCACCGAGCCGTTGGTCGCGACCCTTAAGGGTACGCAGTACGATACTGGCCTGGATCTCCAGCAGCTCAGCGAGATCGCCGTGCACTTCCGCAAGGTGGCCGATCGCCTGAAGGCCGACGGGTTCCTGGATCCCAAGGTGCTGAGCGTGGATATCAATACGCTGCTTTATCAGGTGCCGGGCGGAATGCTCTCCAACCTGATCTCCCAGCTGAAGCAGCAAAATGCCAGCGAAAAGCTGATGGATGTATTGGCAGAAGTACCGCGTGTGCGCGAGGATATGGGGTATCCGCCGTTGGTGACGCCTACCAGCCAGATCGTCGGTACGCAGGCGGTTTTGAACGTGCTGATGGGGGAACGCTATAAGATGAACTCCAAGGAGACCAAGGGGTTGCTCCGTGGCGAATACGGTCAGTTGCCCGCTCCGGTCAATGAGGAAGTTCGTAAGAAAATCATTGGCGATGAGCCCGTGATTACCCATCGTCCGGCGGATGATATCCCGCCCGAGATGGATAAATACCGCGCGGAGTGCGCCGAGTGGATTCAGCAGGAAGAGGATGTGCTCAGCTACGCGCTCTTCCCGCAGGTGGCACTGAACTTCTTTAAAGCTCGCAAAGAGCAGCAGGAGGGCAAGAGCGTTGCTGCTGCGGCCCCTGAGGCTCCTAAGGCCGAAGCGCCCGCGCCGAATTATCAGTTGGGCAAAGCTATCGGTGTGAACATGGATGTAAAGGTCTATCCTAAGTAA
- a CDS encoding EAL domain-containing protein, translating into MRHIKGKGTSMMRKLMIPMIVVLLLQTSLFGGSIILGGILDQMNQNAVDILNERVINRKNYLENEMIQRWSKLDDSVQSIQSAASQTLAAKGASYAEIENNPALASEILEANSQNVIYMLRKQSVTGAFLILDTDRAGDKKAGIYFRDLDPLSNADDDSDIMVEVAPSEITQKLGISMDTNWSPQFDLTQTENTTYDFYYKPYRAAQEYPDIQYGDLGYWSRPFRLSPNDIEIMTYSVPLRAESGETYGVLGVEISTDYIKKLLPYDEIANDKTGSYLLGLHTADDSEMLVFENLLANGPVYKQQIGGEETTSFALQTQYGTCHQIQKQGNMTKDVYGCIQYFQLYNSNTPFVDEQWGLVGILEGDRLFSFSEAMRKTVLIAVGIVLLIGLLSVVIMTRIVTSPITQLVKKVRSSNPHLPVKFERTRIAEIDELASAVESLSSNVAESASRLSAIIESASVAIGAFEYRKDEKTVIYTKHFFEIVGIAHDNEKDYGYTDADTFTQIMQGLKDCLESIEPEGAKIYKIKDALGQSQWVRMKLIEQGDNKIYGIIENITQEVIEKRKIEYERDYDLLTNLLNRRAFYARLDQLFLNKDQLKCSAMVMFDLDNLKYINDTYGHDFGDQYIRCMARTLKKYAPRRAVISRVSGDEFYLFIYGYAQEARAFSAIQNMREQISNTLFPLPDNALFKVKASAGVSWYPKDANTYEELIRFADFAMYTVKHTVKGEVRQFDRNEYQAGSYILENSEEINRFIEEKLFEYHFQPIVDAHDGKIFAYEALIRSKSASLITPQEILTLARSQSKLYQIERLTWFNAMDAFANLEGVEGSCHIFINSIANQTLSLQDLALFEKRYERYLSRIVVELTEEEKQNDVFVTLKKEYTKKWGAALALDDYGTGYNGEAMLLYLSPQYVKIDMSIVRDIDIDEDRQKILSNLLSYTRERGIQVIAEGVETRSEMDTLIRCGVSYLQGYYLGEPAPHAAQISNRVLNEIRQAQREV; encoded by the coding sequence ATGCGCCATATAAAGGGCAAGGGCACGTCTATGATGCGCAAGCTGATGATCCCTATGATCGTCGTACTGCTGCTCCAAACGAGCCTGTTTGGCGGAAGCATTATATTGGGCGGTATATTGGACCAAATGAACCAAAATGCCGTGGATATTTTGAACGAGCGGGTAATCAACCGTAAAAACTACCTGGAAAATGAGATGATCCAGCGCTGGTCCAAACTGGATGATTCTGTTCAATCCATCCAAAGCGCCGCCAGCCAAACGTTAGCTGCCAAAGGGGCCAGTTATGCCGAGATTGAAAATAATCCAGCGCTGGCGAGTGAAATTCTTGAGGCGAACTCTCAAAACGTAATATATATGCTGCGAAAGCAATCCGTCACCGGTGCTTTCCTCATTCTGGATACGGATAGGGCCGGGGATAAGAAAGCGGGGATATACTTCCGCGATCTTGATCCGTTGTCCAATGCGGATGATGATAGCGATATAATGGTTGAGGTCGCGCCGTCAGAAATTACGCAGAAACTGGGGATATCCATGGATACCAACTGGAGCCCGCAGTTCGATTTAACCCAAACCGAAAACACTACCTACGACTTTTATTATAAGCCCTATCGTGCGGCTCAGGAATATCCGGATATTCAATACGGCGACCTGGGGTATTGGAGCCGACCCTTTCGTTTATCGCCAAATGACATCGAAATCATGACTTATTCTGTACCGCTCCGCGCAGAAAGCGGCGAAACTTACGGCGTATTAGGTGTGGAGATTTCGACAGACTATATTAAAAAGTTGCTGCCCTACGATGAAATTGCAAACGATAAAACGGGTTCCTACCTCTTAGGCCTACATACCGCTGATGATTCTGAAATGCTGGTATTTGAGAATCTGCTGGCCAACGGGCCGGTTTATAAGCAGCAGATTGGCGGCGAAGAAACGACTAGTTTCGCTTTACAGACGCAGTACGGCACCTGTCATCAGATCCAGAAGCAGGGCAACATGACTAAGGATGTTTATGGATGCATCCAGTACTTTCAGTTATATAACAGCAATACTCCCTTTGTCGACGAGCAATGGGGGCTGGTAGGGATCCTGGAGGGGGACAGGCTATTTAGTTTTTCAGAGGCGATGCGAAAAACGGTGTTGATCGCAGTGGGCATTGTGTTGTTGATCGGCCTTTTGAGTGTGGTCATCATGACGCGCATCGTCACCAGCCCGATCACACAGCTTGTTAAAAAGGTGCGCAGCAGCAATCCTCATCTGCCGGTTAAATTTGAGCGAACGCGGATCGCAGAGATCGACGAGCTGGCATCCGCTGTCGAATCTCTCAGCAGCAATGTGGCTGAATCAGCTTCTCGGCTAAGTGCGATCATCGAAAGCGCCAGTGTTGCGATTGGCGCGTTTGAGTACAGGAAGGATGAAAAAACCGTTATTTATACCAAACACTTTTTCGAGATCGTGGGAATTGCGCACGATAACGAGAAGGATTATGGATACACAGATGCGGACACCTTTACACAAATCATGCAGGGGTTAAAAGATTGTTTAGAATCGATTGAGCCAGAAGGGGCAAAAATCTATAAGATCAAAGACGCCCTAGGCCAATCGCAATGGGTACGCATGAAGCTGATTGAGCAAGGCGATAACAAGATATATGGCATTATCGAAAATATTACCCAAGAGGTTATCGAAAAGCGGAAGATCGAATACGAGCGCGACTATGATTTGCTGACTAATCTGCTCAACCGCAGAGCGTTTTATGCCAGGCTGGATCAACTGTTTCTCAATAAAGACCAGCTGAAGTGCAGCGCTATGGTCATGTTCGATTTAGATAATTTAAAATATATCAACGATACTTATGGGCACGATTTTGGCGATCAATATATCCGCTGCATGGCCAGGACGCTTAAAAAATACGCACCGCGCCGGGCGGTAATTTCCCGTGTTTCCGGGGATGAGTTCTACCTATTCATCTACGGTTATGCACAGGAGGCTCGCGCGTTTTCTGCCATTCAAAATATGCGGGAGCAGATCAGCAACACGCTATTTCCGCTGCCAGATAATGCGCTGTTTAAAGTCAAAGCTTCTGCGGGCGTATCCTGGTACCCGAAGGATGCAAACACCTATGAAGAGCTCATTCGTTTTGCGGATTTTGCCATGTACACCGTCAAGCATACGGTAAAAGGCGAAGTTCGGCAGTTTGACCGGAATGAATATCAGGCAGGCTCTTATATATTGGAGAACAGTGAAGAGATCAACCGATTTATCGAAGAAAAGCTATTTGAGTACCATTTTCAGCCTATTGTAGACGCGCATGATGGAAAGATTTTTGCCTATGAGGCGTTGATTCGCTCAAAATCGGCTTCTCTGATTACGCCTCAGGAGATCTTAACGCTGGCGCGTTCACAATCCAAGCTATACCAAATCGAACGGCTGACCTGGTTTAATGCAATGGATGCTTTTGCTAACTTGGAGGGGGTAGAGGGCAGCTGCCATATCTTTATCAATTCCATCGCCAACCAAACCCTTTCCTTGCAGGATCTTGCGCTTTTTGAAAAACGTTATGAGCGCTATCTGTCGCGCATCGTCGTGGAGCTAACGGAAGAGGAAAAGCAAAACGATGTATTTGTCACGCTAAAAAAGGAATATACAAAAAAATGGGGCGCCGCATTAGCGCTGGACGATTATGGCACAGGCTATAATGGGGAAGCGATGCTGCTTTATTTATCTCCTCAGTATGTCAAGATCGATATGTCCATCGTTCGGGATATCGATATCGACGAAGATAGGCAAAAGATTTTGAGCAATTTACTCTCCTACACCAGGGAACGGGGTATTCAGGTGATTGCCGAAGGAGTGGAAACCCGCAGCGAAATGGATACGTTGATACGCTGTGGCGTGAGTTACTTACAGGGTTACTATTTAGGTGAGCCCGCCCCGCATGCGGCGCAAATAAGCAATCGGGTTTTAAATGAAATACGTCAGGCACAGCGCGAAGTATAA
- the miaA gene encoding tRNA (adenosine(37)-N6)-dimethylallyltransferase MiaA: MDAYSNRKKPVVALVGPTASGKTALSIALAKATGGEIVCADSMQIYQDMNIGSAKPTPEEMAGVPHHMLSVVSPFQSFSAAAYQEMGRPILEDIAARGKLPLVVGGTGLFIDAILRPMTFGDAPADPALRAKLEAEIEQEGIAAVYKRLIRLDPASAERIHQNDRKRIVRALEVILLTGKPLPPSRKLYLRKPMVYNTIMFALDWPRECLYQRIDQRVDQMLKVGLLEEVSHLKKMGCNSQMQSMQGLGYKELLGYLDGACSLEEAVAQIKQDSRRYAKRQITWFKADPLVQWLPGQQPVSSMVDTVLAALKAYEFDSSND; this comes from the coding sequence TTGGACGCATACAGTAACAGAAAAAAGCCGGTAGTCGCCCTGGTGGGGCCCACGGCGTCCGGCAAAACGGCGTTATCCATTGCTTTAGCTAAGGCGACGGGCGGCGAGATCGTCTGTGCGGATTCCATGCAGATCTATCAGGATATGAATATTGGTTCGGCCAAACCTACGCCTGAGGAAATGGCAGGTGTTCCGCACCATATGTTATCGGTAGTATCGCCCTTTCAAAGTTTTTCCGCCGCCGCGTACCAGGAGATGGGACGCCCTATCCTAGAGGACATTGCCGCAAGAGGCAAGCTCCCGCTGGTCGTAGGCGGCACGGGCCTGTTTATCGATGCGATCCTGCGGCCAATGACCTTTGGCGATGCGCCTGCCGACCCTGCGCTGCGCGCAAAGCTGGAGGCGGAAATTGAGCAAGAAGGGATCGCGGCGGTTTATAAGCGGCTGATCCGGCTAGATCCTGCTTCGGCGGAGCGCATCCATCAAAATGACCGAAAGCGCATTGTCCGCGCTTTGGAAGTCATACTCCTGACGGGGAAGCCTCTGCCGCCCAGCCGCAAGTTGTACTTGCGTAAACCTATGGTGTATAATACAATTATGTTTGCACTCGATTGGCCGAGGGAATGCTTATATCAGCGCATCGACCAGCGAGTTGACCAAATGCTCAAGGTCGGTTTGCTTGAAGAAGTTTCCCATTTAAAAAAGATGGGATGTAATTCTCAAATGCAATCCATGCAGGGGCTGGGGTATAAAGAACTGTTGGGATACCTGGACGGCGCTTGTTCGCTGGAAGAAGCGGTCGCTCAGATCAAACAGGATTCCCGGCGGTATGCCAAACGGCAGATCACCTGGTTCAAGGCCGATCCGCTTGTGCAATGGTTGCCGGGCCAGCAGCCCGTATCCAGTATGGTGGATACGGTGCTCGCGGCTTTAAAGGCATATGAATTTGATTCCTCGAACGATTGA